GAAAATGTTTACACTGTCGACTGTACGTTAATAGAACGTTTACAAATTTATGAGAATAAAGCTAACTAAAGTATTTAGCACAACCAAAAACAAAACTAGATATAAACATACAAAGCATACAATTACAAGCCTTGTAATTTGTACTACAAGAGAAATTGAGGCGTGAGTTGCAAGCGTAGCTATGCGAGCCCCCAGTCTTTTTCGGATAATGATCCTAGGAATAGCAGCATATTGAGTCGCTTACCCGACAATCTGTTGCGCCGTTCTGTTTTTAATGCCCCAGCCTTCGAAAACAAACGCTCTGATGAAACTGAGGTCGCGATGacatttaagtattttactGCTAAAACGTACAGTTTCGGAAACGCGTTTTTCACGCTTTGCCAATATTTAATTGGATTTTCTTGTCTCGAGATAACGGGCTGGTTGAGGTACTGACGCAATTCGAGGTGAAGTTCTGAAGAATCGCTGTTTGATTGCATATCGTTGGCAACCAAATTGTCGTGAAAGTCCCATACACTTATTGAGTGAGTAAAGCTTTCCGAAGGTTTCGGGTTCGGCGCAACGCTTATCGCGGAATGAGAGCTAGTCGATTTCATCTCTTCATTTATGTTTGCAATAGCGTTTGATGCCGTCAACGTAGatcgaaaatgaattttttttaaacgcggATCAAGAATTGTTGATATTGCCAATAATTCGCACGTTTCGATTTCTTTAAACTTATCCTCAATTTTAGCTATAATTTTCGATTTCATATCTTGTCCGATATTCGTCACGGGTTTGCAGTTGTTCAATGCAATCTCCATGCATCGAATTATTGGGATAGCCATACTGCCTGTCGGATATGTTTCGCCGCTGATTTCGGTAATTACATTTTCAATCGGTCGTAAAAGTAGTACGCAATCTTCGAGAATTTGGATTTGCTCCCGCGTTAACATTTCTGGGGCAGTCGGGCATTTCATTAGAACcggataaatatatttacggaGATCAAGGAACCTTTCGATCATATAAAATGACGAATTCCAACGCGTAGGTACATCTTGCTTCAACTTTAAAGCCGTGCC
The sequence above is drawn from the Temnothorax longispinosus isolate EJ_2023e unplaced genomic scaffold, Tlon_JGU_v1 HiC_scaffold_375, whole genome shotgun sequence genome and encodes:
- the LOC139824436 gene encoding E3 SUMO-protein ligase ZBED1-like, with translation MIAADNCPLSIVENRGFRALMKTTSPLYNIPSRKTITKDIELKYHQMKNAFRDNITATTTHTLTCDIWTDTSNQSYLGITDHYLTTELEIKNGCLAVLPLSERHTADYISLNLRDCLESFGIKTSNVTAMVTDSGANIKKAAIDTFGASKHIPCFAHTLSHVVPSVMRTLPQVESIFTRVKSIVTITKRSVVAADELKRLQICNGKTEGTALKLKQDVPTRWNSSFYMIERFLDLRKYIYPVLMKCPTAPEMLTREQIQILEDCVLLLRPIENVITEISGETYPTGSMAIPIIRCMEIALNNCKPVTNIGQDMKSKIIAKIEDKFKEIETCELLAISTILDPRLKKIHFRSTLTASNAIANINEEMKSTSSHSAISVAPNPKPSESFTHSISVWDFHDNLVANDMQSNSDSSELHLELRQYLNQPVISRQENPIKYWQSVKNAFPKLYVLAVKYLNVIATSVSSERLFSKAGALKTERRNRLSGKRLNMLLFLGSLSEKDWGLA